One Coccinella septempunctata chromosome 8, icCocSept1.1, whole genome shotgun sequence genomic window carries:
- the LOC123318768 gene encoding 39S ribosomal protein L32, mitochondrial produces the protein MVSSLISRLTNSIHKLEQTLHCFLGLNRKFPPDAFNLAVVGIERAAPRKQFSLKDIIGDGFLWAVPKHRRTIEKRLKRKFGNPFYHLKILVPKTNIRVCNTCGDHHEIGILCPTCYNRIMKETKEMRKAIKEKLGLQPVEKEVVVLYENEKSTLEGEFEGQPIVEMKKPRPPWFSKNLLQQTTQQPATTKDVEPSGLS, from the coding sequence AtggtttcttcattaatttctcGATTGACAAATTCTATTCACAAACTTGAGCAAACTCTTCATTGCTTTTTGGGATTGAATCGAAAATTTCCCCCTGATGCATTCAACTTGGCTGTTGTAGGAATCGAGAGAGCTGCACCTCGAAAACAATTTTCTTTGAAAGATATTATAGGAGATGGATTTTTATGGGCTGTTCCTAAACATAGGAGAACTATTGAAAAGAGACTCAAAAGAAAATTTGGCAATCCTTTCTATCACTTGAAAATTTTAGTGCCAAAAACCAATATACGAGTTTGTAACACATGCGGAGATCACCATGAAATAGGAATTCTATGCCCGACATGCTACAACAGAATAATGAAAGAAACCAAAGAAATGCGTAAAGCAATCAAGGAAAAGCTTGGATTGCAGCCTGTTGAAAAAGAAGTCGTAGTATTGTACGAGAATGAAAAAAGCACACTGGAAGGGGAATTTGAAGGCCAGCCAATcgttgaaatgaaaaagcctAGGCCTCCATGGTTCAGCAAGAATCTTTTGCAACAAACTACTCAGCAACCAGCCACTACAAAAGATGTTGAACCATCTGGTTTGAGCTAA
- the LOC123318764 gene encoding dynamin-like isoform X1, whose product MAGNPGLEQLIPVVNKLQDAFTQLGVHLTLDLPQIAVVGGQSAGKSSVLENFVGRDFLPRGSGIVTRRPLILQLINSNTEYAEFLHCKGKKFVDFDEVRREIEAETDRVTGNNKGISNIPINLRVYSPNVLNLTLIDLPGLTKVPIGDQPIDIEQQIRSMILQFIKRESCLILAVTPANTDLANSDALKLSKEVDPQGIRTIGVITKLDLMDEGTDARDILENKLLPLRRGYIGVVNRSQKDIDGRKDINAALAAERKFFLSHPSYRHLADRLGTPYLQRALNQQLTNHIRDTLPGLRDKLQKQLLTLEKDVEQFKNFRPDDPAIKTKAMLQMVQQLTTDFERTIEGSGSAQINTNELSGGAKINRLFHERFPFEIVKMEFDEKELRREIAFAIRNIHGIRVGLFTPDMAFEAIVKKQISRLKEPSLKCVDLVVTELSNVVRNCAEKMMAYPRLKEEVERIITTQIRQREQRCKDQICLLIDCELAYMNTNHEDFIGFANAQSQSESATKTGTHGALGNQVIRKGYMCIHNLGIMKGGSRDYWFVLTAESISWYKDEDEREKKFMLPLDGLKLRDVEQGRNRRKSTILSDIFDDMQYGFMSRRHMFALFNPEGRNVYKDFKQLELSCETVDEVDSWKASFLRAGVYPEKQAEPENQDNPGENITSSMDPQLERQVETIRNLVDSYMKIVTKTTKDLVPKTIMYMIINDCKDFINGELLAHIYASGDQSQLMEEAPHEAQKREEMIKMYHACKEALRIIGDISMATVSTPVPPPVKNDWLGSVVNPRLSPPSPGGVRKAPPAISSVASRAPPPPPSTNRPVPIIPSRPGAGAPPPMPPNRPGPGALPPPLIPTRR is encoded by the exons ATGGCCGGTAATCCAGGTTTAGAGCAACTAATTCCCGTAgtgaataaattacaggatgcCTTCACACAGTTAGGGGTCCACTTAACACTCGACCTCCCCCAGATCGCCGTAGTAGGTGGTCAGTCGGCTGGCAAAAGTTCGGTCCTTGAAAATTTCGTAGGCAGGGACTTCCTGCCCAGAGGTTCGGGCATAGTGACCCGCCGGCCCTTAATCCTACAATTGATAAACAGCAACACGGAATATGCGGAGTTCCTCCATTGCAAAGGGAAGAAATTTGTGGATTTCGACGAGGTACGCAGGGAAATCGAGGCAGAAACCGACAGAGTGACCGGTAACAATAAGGGTATCTCTAACATTCCTATTAACTTGAGGGTGTACTCCCCTAATGTACTGAATTTAACCCTAATCGACCTGCCCGGTCTCACCAAAGTACCGATTGGAGATCAACCGATCGATATCGAGCAACAGATACGTTCTATGATACTGCAGTTTATAAAGAGGGAATCCTGTCTCATACTCGCAGTGACGCCTGCCAATACCGATTTAGCGAATTCCGACGCCCTTAAATTGTCTAAAGAAGTCGATCCTCAAGGGATTAGGACTATCGGTGTTATAACGAAGTTGGATTTGATGGACGAAGGGACGGATGCTAGGGATATACTGGAGAATAAGTTGCTGCCCCTTCGGAGAGGATATATCGGAGTGGTCAATCGGTCTCAGAAGGATATCGATGGGAGGAAGGATATAAACGCAGCCCTTGCTGCCGAAAGGAAGTTCTTCCTCAGTCACCCGTCCTATAGACATTTGGCCGACAGGCTCGGTACGCCGTACCTCCAGAGGGCGCTGAACCAGCAACTCACCAATCACATAAGGGACACCCTACCCGGACTCAGGGATAAGTTGCAGAAACAACTACTAACCCTCGAGAAAGATGTCGAACAGTTTAAGAACTTCAGGCCTGACGATCCGGCCATCAAAACCAAGGCCATGCTTCAGATGGTGCAACAATTAACGACAGATTTTGAGAGGACCATAGAGGGTTCGGGATCAGCACAAATAAACACTAACGAACTCTCTGGCGGTGCTAAGATAAATCGTTTGTTCCACGAGAGATTCCCTTTCGAGATAGTCAAGATGGAGTTCGACGAGAAGGAGTTACGCAGGGAGATAGCCTTCGCTATCAGAAACATACACGGGATCAGGGTAGGCCTGTTCACGCCCGACATGGCTTTCGAGGCTATAGTGAAAAAACAGATAAGTCGCCTGAAGGAACCCAGCTTGAAATGCGTGGATCTGGTGGTCACCGAACTGTCAAACGTCGTTAGGAACTGCGCCGAAAAAATGATGGCTTATCCGCGTTTAAAAGAAGAAGTGGAACGTATAATAACCACCCAGATAAGACAGAGGGAGCAGAGGTGCAAGGACCAGATTTGCCTCCTCATCGACTGCGAGCTGGCCTACATGAACACGAACCACGAGGACTTCATCGGCTTCGCCAACGCTCAGAGCCAATCGGAGAGCGCCACCAAGACTGGGACGCACGGCGCGTTAGGAAATCAGGTCATCCGTAAGGGTTACATGTGCATACACAACTTGGGGATCATGAAAGGGGGCTCCAGGGACTATTGGTTCGTGCTCACGGCCGAGAGCATCTCCTGGTACAAGGACGAGGACGAGAGGGAGAAGAAATTCATGCTGCCCCTGGACGGGTTGAAACTCAGGGACGTCGAGCAAG GTAGAAATAGGCGGAAAAGTACGATTCTTTCGGATATTTTCGACGATATGCAATATG GTTTCATGTCGAGACGGCACATGTTCGCCCTCTTCAACCCGGAGGGCAGGAACGTGTACAAGGATTTCAAGCAGCTCGAGCTGAGCTGCGAGACGGTAGACGAGGTGGACTCCTGGAAGGCGTCGTTCTTGCGCGCCGGCGTCTACCCGGAGAAACAGGCCGAGCCAGAGAACCAGGACAATCCGGGCGAGAACATCACCAGTTCCATGGACCCCCAACTGGAGAGACAGGTGGAGACCATCCGGAACCTGGTCGATAGCTACATGAAAATAGTGACCAAGACGACCAAGGACCTGGTGCCGAAGACCATCATGTACATGATCATCAACGACTGCAAGGACTTCATAAACGGGGAACTGTTGGCCCACATCTACGCCAGCGGGGACCAGTCGCAACTGATGGAAGAGGCCCCCCACGAGGCTCAGAAACGTGAGGAGATGATCAAGATGTATCACGCTTGTAAGGAGGCCCTGAGGATCATCGGTGATATCTCCATGGCGACGGTTTCTACCCCCGTACCACCGCCGGTTAAGAACGATTGGTTGGGGAGTGTTGTTAACCCAAGGCTGTCACCACCCAGTCCCGGTGGGGTTAGGAAAGCACCTCCAGCCATCTCGTCTGTGGCTTCTAGGGCACCCCCACCGCCTCCCTCGACAAACAGACCAGTTCCTATCATCCCTAGCCGACCGGGTGCAGGTGCCCCTCCCCCCATGCCTCCAAACAGGCCAGGACCTGGCGCGCTTCCTCCTCCACTCATCCCCACGAGGCgctaa
- the LOC123318764 gene encoding dynamin-like isoform X2 encodes MAGNPGLEQLIPVVNKLQDAFTQLGVHLTLDLPQIAVVGGQSAGKSSVLENFVGRDFLPRGSGIVTRRPLILQLINSNTEYAEFLHCKGKKFVDFDEVRREIEAETDRVTGNNKGISNIPINLRVYSPNVLNLTLIDLPGLTKVPIGDQPIDIEQQIRSMILQFIKRESCLILAVTPANTDLANSDALKLSKEVDPQGIRTIGVITKLDLMDEGTDARDILENKLLPLRRGYIGVVNRSQKDIDGRKDINAALAAERKFFLSHPSYRHLADRLGTPYLQRALNQQLTNHIRDTLPGLRDKLQKQLLTLEKDVEQFKNFRPDDPAIKTKAMLQMVQQLTTDFERTIEGSGSAQINTNELSGGAKINRLFHERFPFEIVKMEFDEKELRREIAFAIRNIHGIRVGLFTPDMAFEAIVKKQISRLKEPSLKCVDLVVTELSNVVRNCAEKMMAYPRLKEEVERIITTQIRQREQRCKDQICLLIDCELAYMNTNHEDFIGFANAQSQSESATKTGTHGALGNQVIRKGYMCIHNLGIMKGGSRDYWFVLTAESISWYKDEDEREKKFMLPLDGLKLRDVEQGFMSRRHMFALFNPEGRNVYKDFKQLELSCETVDEVDSWKASFLRAGVYPEKQAEPENQDNPGENITSSMDPQLERQVETIRNLVDSYMKIVTKTTKDLVPKTIMYMIINDCKDFINGELLAHIYASGDQSQLMEEAPHEAQKREEMIKMYHACKEALRIIGDISMATVSTPVPPPVKNDWLGSVVNPRLSPPSPGGVRKAPPAISSVASRAPPPPPSTNRPVPIIPSRPGAGAPPPMPPNRPGPGALPPPLIPTRR; translated from the exons ATGGCCGGTAATCCAGGTTTAGAGCAACTAATTCCCGTAgtgaataaattacaggatgcCTTCACACAGTTAGGGGTCCACTTAACACTCGACCTCCCCCAGATCGCCGTAGTAGGTGGTCAGTCGGCTGGCAAAAGTTCGGTCCTTGAAAATTTCGTAGGCAGGGACTTCCTGCCCAGAGGTTCGGGCATAGTGACCCGCCGGCCCTTAATCCTACAATTGATAAACAGCAACACGGAATATGCGGAGTTCCTCCATTGCAAAGGGAAGAAATTTGTGGATTTCGACGAGGTACGCAGGGAAATCGAGGCAGAAACCGACAGAGTGACCGGTAACAATAAGGGTATCTCTAACATTCCTATTAACTTGAGGGTGTACTCCCCTAATGTACTGAATTTAACCCTAATCGACCTGCCCGGTCTCACCAAAGTACCGATTGGAGATCAACCGATCGATATCGAGCAACAGATACGTTCTATGATACTGCAGTTTATAAAGAGGGAATCCTGTCTCATACTCGCAGTGACGCCTGCCAATACCGATTTAGCGAATTCCGACGCCCTTAAATTGTCTAAAGAAGTCGATCCTCAAGGGATTAGGACTATCGGTGTTATAACGAAGTTGGATTTGATGGACGAAGGGACGGATGCTAGGGATATACTGGAGAATAAGTTGCTGCCCCTTCGGAGAGGATATATCGGAGTGGTCAATCGGTCTCAGAAGGATATCGATGGGAGGAAGGATATAAACGCAGCCCTTGCTGCCGAAAGGAAGTTCTTCCTCAGTCACCCGTCCTATAGACATTTGGCCGACAGGCTCGGTACGCCGTACCTCCAGAGGGCGCTGAACCAGCAACTCACCAATCACATAAGGGACACCCTACCCGGACTCAGGGATAAGTTGCAGAAACAACTACTAACCCTCGAGAAAGATGTCGAACAGTTTAAGAACTTCAGGCCTGACGATCCGGCCATCAAAACCAAGGCCATGCTTCAGATGGTGCAACAATTAACGACAGATTTTGAGAGGACCATAGAGGGTTCGGGATCAGCACAAATAAACACTAACGAACTCTCTGGCGGTGCTAAGATAAATCGTTTGTTCCACGAGAGATTCCCTTTCGAGATAGTCAAGATGGAGTTCGACGAGAAGGAGTTACGCAGGGAGATAGCCTTCGCTATCAGAAACATACACGGGATCAGGGTAGGCCTGTTCACGCCCGACATGGCTTTCGAGGCTATAGTGAAAAAACAGATAAGTCGCCTGAAGGAACCCAGCTTGAAATGCGTGGATCTGGTGGTCACCGAACTGTCAAACGTCGTTAGGAACTGCGCCGAAAAAATGATGGCTTATCCGCGTTTAAAAGAAGAAGTGGAACGTATAATAACCACCCAGATAAGACAGAGGGAGCAGAGGTGCAAGGACCAGATTTGCCTCCTCATCGACTGCGAGCTGGCCTACATGAACACGAACCACGAGGACTTCATCGGCTTCGCCAACGCTCAGAGCCAATCGGAGAGCGCCACCAAGACTGGGACGCACGGCGCGTTAGGAAATCAGGTCATCCGTAAGGGTTACATGTGCATACACAACTTGGGGATCATGAAAGGGGGCTCCAGGGACTATTGGTTCGTGCTCACGGCCGAGAGCATCTCCTGGTACAAGGACGAGGACGAGAGGGAGAAGAAATTCATGCTGCCCCTGGACGGGTTGAAACTCAGGGACGTCGAGCAAG GTTTCATGTCGAGACGGCACATGTTCGCCCTCTTCAACCCGGAGGGCAGGAACGTGTACAAGGATTTCAAGCAGCTCGAGCTGAGCTGCGAGACGGTAGACGAGGTGGACTCCTGGAAGGCGTCGTTCTTGCGCGCCGGCGTCTACCCGGAGAAACAGGCCGAGCCAGAGAACCAGGACAATCCGGGCGAGAACATCACCAGTTCCATGGACCCCCAACTGGAGAGACAGGTGGAGACCATCCGGAACCTGGTCGATAGCTACATGAAAATAGTGACCAAGACGACCAAGGACCTGGTGCCGAAGACCATCATGTACATGATCATCAACGACTGCAAGGACTTCATAAACGGGGAACTGTTGGCCCACATCTACGCCAGCGGGGACCAGTCGCAACTGATGGAAGAGGCCCCCCACGAGGCTCAGAAACGTGAGGAGATGATCAAGATGTATCACGCTTGTAAGGAGGCCCTGAGGATCATCGGTGATATCTCCATGGCGACGGTTTCTACCCCCGTACCACCGCCGGTTAAGAACGATTGGTTGGGGAGTGTTGTTAACCCAAGGCTGTCACCACCCAGTCCCGGTGGGGTTAGGAAAGCACCTCCAGCCATCTCGTCTGTGGCTTCTAGGGCACCCCCACCGCCTCCCTCGACAAACAGACCAGTTCCTATCATCCCTAGCCGACCGGGTGCAGGTGCCCCTCCCCCCATGCCTCCAAACAGGCCAGGACCTGGCGCGCTTCCTCCTCCACTCATCCCCACGAGGCgctaa
- the LOC123318767 gene encoding cell cycle checkpoint protein RAD1-like, which translates to MFTAELIDFKIVYNVLKGVNMHEYAILKPMEEGLKLTLEEMKCTETSVYFPCNMFSTYELDSNDDISFKINLKVFTECLNIFGDDGNPSLKLSYRNLGAPLSLVMKHLEENIIVDCEIKTFSTDDFQNISLAEECNLNKMVVNANIFQELLYRLDNSADEVNIKLSPDPPYFTLTATGRAGESIVTISKNSEEVSLYQCQKETQAQYLFTNLKQLLKVLGYSSKISISMGETGLLGIQLVINSDEKQMYVEYYVTSLVTD; encoded by the exons ATGTTCACAGCAGAACTGATCGATTTCAAAATAGTTTACAATGTCCTAAAAGGTGTAAATATGCATGAG TATGCAATTCTTAAACCAATGGAAGAGGGTCTCAAATTAACTTTGGAAGAAATGAAATGTACCGAAACCTCAGTTTATTTTCCATGCAACATGTTCTCAACCTATGAATTAGATTCGAATGATGACATatcatttaaaattaatttgaaaGTTTTCACCGAATGCTTGAATATATTTGGTGACGATGGAAATCCAAGTTTAAAACTAAGTTATAGAAATTTGGGAGCACCACTTTCTCTAGT AATGAAGCATTTGGAAGAGAATATAATTGTTGATTGCGAGATCAAGACGTTTTCTACAGACGACTTTCAGAACATCTCATTGGCTGAAGAATGCAACTTGAATAAAATGGTAGTGAATGCCAATATTTTCCAAGAATTGTTATATAGGCTAGATAATTCAGCAGATGAAGTCAATATTAAATTATCGCCCGATCCTCCCTATTTTACTCTCACGGCCACAGGGAGAGCT GGAGAATCGATAGTCACCATTTCGAAGAATTCTGAAGAAGTTTCTTTGTATCAGTGCCAGAAAGAGACGCAAGCTCAGTATCTCTTCACCAATCTCAAGCAACTCCTGAAAGTATTGGGTTATTCAAGTAAAATCTCCATATCGATGGGGGAGACGGGTCTATTGGGAATACAGCTCGTTAtaaattctgatgaaaaacaGATGTATGTTGAATATTACGTCACATCACTTGTTACTGATTAA
- the LOC123318765 gene encoding uncharacterized protein LOC123318765 isoform X2, protein MNKVGCKCLNIIIESESDLCDVGHDQLELTIEERQDIFFKSDNLRQVEKLDNISKSLPGLVETREVGSWIIHYCINCKVHTHAVHKKKGASCVIIHPSLLTEEDIKRLWHSENFSKAYKIVVDIGKFIDDNDDIFYPSEMDSLMAGIKQNATEVLKKEAALIEERIKKYTEDQYYMLDVLRERLSSEEQTLMRTVLEHFTQTSDKDDKNSYKFLRAHDEVVPQISKKYSERASSQAMSKKAAVEDSEFDDLLFPFDGMDERPTSDHEESVELESDVEDDEKPDRYQSRARSSSIKFAKSLPMDIPAFMKLKKHHTIDISDDESLPEEKNIDIAASIKKLAKSVHGSEIFGDLPRPRFSTQL, encoded by the exons ATGAACAAGGTTGGTTGCAAATGTTTAAATATAATAATTGAAAGTGAATCAGATTTGTGTGATGTGGGGCATGATCAATTAGAGTTGACAATAGAGGAGCGCcaggatatttttttcaaaagc GATAATTTGAGACAAGTGGAAAAGCTTGACAATATCAGTAAGAGTTTACCTGGCTTAGTTGAGACTAGGGAAGTAGGTTCATGGATTATTCATTATTGCATAAATTGTAAAGTTCATACTCATGCGGTGCACAAGAAAAAAGGTGCCTCGTGTGTTATAATCCATCCATCTCTACTG ACTGAAGAGGATATAAAGAGATTATGGCATAGTGAAAACTTTTCTAAAGCTTATAAAATAGTGGTAGATATTGGAAAGTTCATAGATGACAATGATGATATCT TTTATCCAAGCGAAATGGATTCTTTGATGGCCGGAATAAAGCAAAACGCCACGGAAGTTCTGAAAAAGGAGGCAGCATTGATAGAAGAAAGGATAAAGAAATATACAGAGGATCAATATTATATGCTAGACGTTCTAAGGGAAAGATTATCTTCCGAGGAACAAACACTTATGCG GACCGTATTGGAACATTTCACGCAAACGTCCGATAAGGACGACAAAAATAGTTATAAGTTTTTGAGGGCGCACGACGAGGTCGTCCCCCAGATTTCGAAAAAGTATTCTGAGAGAGCGTCTAGTCAAGCAATGTCT aaaaaggcTGCGGTGGAGGATAGCGAGTTTGACGATCTGCTGTTTCCATTCGATGGCATGGACGAGAGGCCAACGTCTGATCACGAGGAATCTGTCGAATTGGAGAGCGATGTAGAAG ACGATGAGAAACCCGACAGGTATCAATCTAGGGCGAGAAGTTCTAGCATAAAATTCGCGAAATCTCTTCCCATGGACATTCCGGCATTTATGAAACTAAAGAAACATCATACTATAGATATCAGTGATGATGAATCG CTACCTGAAGAGAAGAACATCGATATAGCAGCTAGCATAAAGAAATTAGCTAAAAGCGTACACGGCAGTGAGATATTTGGCGATTTACCTAGACCAAGGTTCAGCACTCAGCTGTAG
- the LOC123318765 gene encoding uncharacterized protein LOC123318765 isoform X1, whose product MNKVGCKCLNIIIESESDLCDVGHDQLELTIEERQDIFFKSDNLRQVEKLDNISKSLPGLVETREVGSWIIHYCINCKVHTHAVHKKKGASCVIIHPSLLTEEDIKRLWHSENFSKAYKIVVDIGKFIDDNDDIFYPSEMDSLMAGIKQNATEVLKKEAALIEERIKKYTEDQYYMLDVLRERLSSEEQTLMRTVLEHFTQTSDKDDKNSYKFLRAHDEVVPQISKKYSERASSQAMSYNLSSLSPKKQKKAAVEDSEFDDLLFPFDGMDERPTSDHEESVELESDVEDDEKPDRYQSRARSSSIKFAKSLPMDIPAFMKLKKHHTIDISDDESLPEEKNIDIAASIKKLAKSVHGSEIFGDLPRPRFSTQL is encoded by the exons ATGAACAAGGTTGGTTGCAAATGTTTAAATATAATAATTGAAAGTGAATCAGATTTGTGTGATGTGGGGCATGATCAATTAGAGTTGACAATAGAGGAGCGCcaggatatttttttcaaaagc GATAATTTGAGACAAGTGGAAAAGCTTGACAATATCAGTAAGAGTTTACCTGGCTTAGTTGAGACTAGGGAAGTAGGTTCATGGATTATTCATTATTGCATAAATTGTAAAGTTCATACTCATGCGGTGCACAAGAAAAAAGGTGCCTCGTGTGTTATAATCCATCCATCTCTACTG ACTGAAGAGGATATAAAGAGATTATGGCATAGTGAAAACTTTTCTAAAGCTTATAAAATAGTGGTAGATATTGGAAAGTTCATAGATGACAATGATGATATCT TTTATCCAAGCGAAATGGATTCTTTGATGGCCGGAATAAAGCAAAACGCCACGGAAGTTCTGAAAAAGGAGGCAGCATTGATAGAAGAAAGGATAAAGAAATATACAGAGGATCAATATTATATGCTAGACGTTCTAAGGGAAAGATTATCTTCCGAGGAACAAACACTTATGCG GACCGTATTGGAACATTTCACGCAAACGTCCGATAAGGACGACAAAAATAGTTATAAGTTTTTGAGGGCGCACGACGAGGTCGTCCCCCAGATTTCGAAAAAGTATTCTGAGAGAGCGTCTAGTCAAGCAATGTCT TATAATTTATCCTCTTTGTCCcccaaaaaacagaaaaaggcTGCGGTGGAGGATAGCGAGTTTGACGATCTGCTGTTTCCATTCGATGGCATGGACGAGAGGCCAACGTCTGATCACGAGGAATCTGTCGAATTGGAGAGCGATGTAGAAG ACGATGAGAAACCCGACAGGTATCAATCTAGGGCGAGAAGTTCTAGCATAAAATTCGCGAAATCTCTTCCCATGGACATTCCGGCATTTATGAAACTAAAGAAACATCATACTATAGATATCAGTGATGATGAATCG CTACCTGAAGAGAAGAACATCGATATAGCAGCTAGCATAAAGAAATTAGCTAAAAGCGTACACGGCAGTGAGATATTTGGCGATTTACCTAGACCAAGGTTCAGCACTCAGCTGTAG
- the LOC123318613 gene encoding uncharacterized protein LOC123318613 — protein MSDGDNLVPLPPTSPSPSSNVDSSLSSVDSDDILFDPEGEDLQLEIEHMRQEAEDISAAIVILQWVVDDWINNPDIDEEILAQLLTWLQDLYNRYYHYLYLL, from the exons ATGAGTGACGGA GATAATTTGGTGCCACTGCCCCCCACGTCCCCCAGTCCATCTAGCAACGTCGATAGCAGCTTAAGCAGCGTTGACAGTGATGACATTCTGTTCGATCCTGAGGGTGAGGATCTACAGTTGGAGATAGAGCACATGCGCCAAGAAGCCGAAGATATATCGGCGGCTATCGTAATCCTACAGTGGGTCGTCGATGACTGGATTAACAATCCGGACATCGACGAAGAGATCCTGGCCCAGCTACTCACGTGGCTGCAGGATCTCTATAATAGGTATTATCACTATTTATACCTATTGTAG
- the LOC123318612 gene encoding vang-like protein 1, with the protein MANETTIDMDTESVKSENSSRSKRSRSYRDRNNHRQHSHRSSRSNKSKRNEDMAPFQTTVNINPDNRDGQEVIEVQILPQDDNWGENTTAITGNTSEQSQSTEDVNNWPGEPDTGFGFMCQRYLSATFTYLLSIVAFLSPLAMVVLPKLGFFPALSTPILADSEKLLACGAECRGQLVSLAFKMLILGVSAWAVFLRKPSATLPRFFIFRASILLLVLLCSFAYWLFYIVQVTENAQAATTREEIVDYKALVTYASSLTDTLLFILFAAVVLIEIRHLQPVYYIKIVRSPDGVSKCYAIGQLSIQRTAVWVLQKYYTEFPIYNPYLERIPVSKSRKTSTSFKFYEVDGVNNSAVQQSQSRAMLAAHARRRDSSHNERFYEEHEYERRVKKRKARLITAAEEAFTHIKRLHNDQASAIPMDPHEAAQAIFPSMARALQKYLRVTRQQPRHSVEAILVHLASCLSNDSTPKAFLERYLVTEPVLQNDKEQKEVQTWALICEELLARPLVDNVVFQLRQNDISLICTVKKIPHFNITEEVVDPKSNKFVLRLNSETSV; encoded by the exons ATGGCAAATGAAACTACAATTGATATGGACACAGAATCTGTGAAGTCGGAGAATAGTTCCAGATCTAAGAGATCAAGAAGTTACCGAGATAGGAACAATCACAGGCAACATTCTCACAGAAGTTCTAG GAGTAACAAATCTAAGAGGAACGAAGATATGGCCCCTTTCCAAACTACTGTCAATATAAACCCTGATAACAGAGATGGTCAGGAAGTGATCGAAGTCCAAATTCTACCTCAGGATGATAACTGGGGTGAAAACACCACTGCCATCACTGGAAATACGTCTGAACAATCTCAGTCCACAGAAGACGTCAACAACTGGCCAGGCGAACCCGATACAGGTTTTGGATTCATGTGCCAAAGGTACCTATCAGCCACATTCACTTATTTATTATCGATCGTCGCATTTCTCAGTCCCTTGGCCATGGTTGTGCTGCCCAAATTGGGTTTCTTTCCAGCCCTCTCCACTCCCATTCTAGCCGATTCCGAAAAGCTTCTGGCTTGTGGGGCGGAATGTAGGGGACAACTCGTCTCCCTAGCGTTCAAGATGCTCATATTGGGGGTGAGCGCATGGGCGGTTTTTCTGCGGAAACCCAGTGCAACGTTACCCAGATTTTTCATATTTCGTGCTTCGATCCTACTGTTAGTTCTGCTCTGTAGTTTTGCGTATTGGTTGTTTTACATTGTGCAAGTGACGGAAAATGCTCAAGCGGCCACGACCAGGGAGGAAATTGTCGATTATAAAGCTTTAGTGACTTACGCTTCGAGTCTCACAGACACCCTTCTTTTTATACTGTTTGCAGCTGTCGTACTTATCGAAATCCGACATTTGCAAcctgtatattatattaagATTGTCCGGAGTCCTGATGGGGTCAGTAAATGTTACGCAATCGGACAGTTGAGCATCCAGAGGACTGCCGTTTGGGTATTGCAAAAGTACTATACGGAATTCCCGATTTACAATCCGTACTTGGAACGGATACCGGTTTCAAAGTCTAGGAAAACTTCAACGAGTTTTAAATTCTACGAAGTTGATGGTGTGAATAACAGTGCGGTCCAGCAGTCTCAATCCAGGGCAATGCTGGCAGCTCATGCCAGGAGACGAGATTCAAGTCACAACGAAAGGTTCTACGAAGAGCACGAGTACGAAAGGAGGGTTAAGAAACGTAAAGCCAGATTGATAACAGCTGCCGAAGAAGCTTTCACCCACATCAAAAGACTGCACAACGATCAGGCTTCGGCCATCCCAATGGACCCTCACGAGGCTGCACAAGCCATTTTCCCATCGATGGCCAGAGCGTTACAGAAATACCTGAGGGTCACCAGGCAGCAACCTCGACATTCCGTCGAAGCCATCTTGGTCCACTTGGCCAGTTGCCTGAGCAACGACTCCACCCCCAAAGCGTTCTTGGAGAGGTATCTGGTCACCGAACCGGTGCTTCAAAACGACAAGGAACAGAAGGAGGTGCAGACCTGGGCCTTGATCTGCGAGGAGCTGCTCGCCAGACCGTTGGTGGATAACGTTGTGTTTCAACTAAGACAAAACGACATATCACTCATATGTACAGTAAAGAAAATTCCACATTTTAACATAACCGAGGAGGTGGTCGATCCCAAGAGCAATAAATTTGTTTTGAGATTGAACTCAGAGACCTCGGTATGA